The Minwuia thermotolerans genomic sequence GGGCGACCATCGCCCCAGCGTTGGTGTTCACTGACAACATTTGATTGCTCCGTTCTGGATTGGGTTTTCGGTTAGCCGGCCTTTTGCCCGCTGCAACCCGGTTCGCAACCCTCGGGCCAGAATTTCCATCTTCGTGAATATCAATAAAATCAAATAGTTGAGTTGGTATACATAAAATACCAGACAAATTCTGCCGATCAGGATTTGCCGGGTCGGGCCCCGGGCGGCAAGTCCTGCCGGGCCGGCGGCGGCCGCTGCGACTGTGACCGCGGTCCCTCGTCCGGAATGCCTGCGGGCGCTAGGCTGGCCCGATCGGCGGCTCAATGAGGTGAAAAGGTGCGTAACGCTGTTCTCTGTCGTCTCGTCGTCCTTGTCGCGGTCCTTGTGACCGGCGGAGGCGCGGCCCGATCCCTGGAACTCGGACCGCTGCACCCGGAAGCCGAGACGGTGCTCGCGCGGCTGGCGGATACCGATGCATTCGCCGGGGCGGCGATCGTCGAGCGGCCGGCAAAGGGTCTGCCCGGCGTCCGGGCGCTGACGGTGGGCGAACCCAACGGCGAGGACGTTTCGGCCCAATTGCTGGTGCGGGGCCGTGCGCTGATCGGCTTGCGTCTGGAGGTGCCGCTGCTGCCTTCCGCCGATCCGGGTCTCTATGCCTTCGCCGATCTGGCCCCGCTGCTGGAGCCGGCCCTGGCGGGGCTGGCGCACGACGAGGACGTGGCCGGCCGCGAGGCAGTCAAGCGCTGGGCCGGGGAGATCGGCCTGGAAAGCTGGATGCGGCCGCGCTACGGCGCCTATCGCCTGGAGCGCCGGGTTGGCGGCACCCTTTTCGTCTTCGAGGGCGTGCCGCTCGAACGGTTCTGGATCTCGGCCAGCCGGGCGCCGGAGACGCTGCACCCGGTGCTGGACGACCTGCAGCCCCATGTGCCGGCGGCCGAGCGCGCCGCCGCGGCCCCCGCCCTGACCGCGGTGGAGCGCGGCGAATATGGCGAGGCGCGGCGTCTGGCCGGGCCCCATGCCGAGGCGGGGGCGGGCTGGGCCCTGCTGGTGATGGCCGATTATGGCGAGCCGATCGGGCCCGGCCGGGCCATGTCCAGCGCCATCAACAACATGCTGGAAAAGTCCGCCGACACCGGTTTCGCGCCGGCCCAGTACGTTTTGGGTCAGCCGGAATCGAATTTCGCCGAGCGCCGGCTGACCGAGGCGGCGAAAGCCGGCTACGGGCCCGCGCTGGCCCTGAAGGCGCGCCGTTTCTACCGCGGCGGCCGGGCGGAGGATCCGGCGGCCCGCTGCGACGAACTGGTGGCGCTGCAGGGCAACGCCATGGCCCAGCTTCGCACCGTCTACCGCTACGCCGAAGGCGGCGGCGCGGCGGACACGGCCTATTTCTGGGGGCGGGTCACGCTGGAAACCTTCGGCGAGGCTGCAAGCTTCACCGTCGAACGCTACATCCTGCATACGCTGGACGTGCTGTCGGATCGGCTGGCGCCGGCGGTCATGGCGAAACTGGACGCCGACGCGGCGGACTGGTCGCCGAAATCCTTCGACGAACTGAAACCGAAATACGAAGCGCTCGGCTGCCTCGAGTGAGGCGGAGTCAGAGCCCCTCGAACAGCGCCGTCGAGAGATAGCGTTCGGCGAAGGACGGCAGGATGGCGACGATCGTCTTGCCGGCCATGGTCTTCCGCTCACCGACCTCCAGCGCCGCGGCGACCGCCGCGCCCGACGAAATGCCGACGGGAATGCCTTCCAGCCGCGCAAGGCGGCGCGCGGTCTCGAAGGCTGTCTCGTTGCCGATGGTCAGCACCTCGTCGACCACGGAGCGGTCGAGATTGTCGGGCACGAAGCCCGCGCCGATGCCCTGGATCTTGTGCGGTCCCGGATTGCCGCCCGACAGCACGGGGCTGTCCTCGGGCTCGACGGCGACGATGTGGACGCCGGGCCTGCGCTGCTTCAGCACCCGGCCGATACCGGTGATGGTGCCGCCGGTGCCGACGCCGGCGATGATGACGTCGACCTTGCCGGCCGTGTCGGCCCAGATTTCCTCGGCCGTGGTGGCGACATGGATCGCCGGGTTCGCGGGATTGGCGAACTGCTGCGGCATCACGGCGCCGGCGTTATCCGCCATCAGTTCGTTGGCGCGCGCGATGGCGCCGTTCATGCCCTTCTCCGGCGGAGTCAGTTCCAGCTCCGCGCCCAGCAGCTTCAGCATCCGCCGCCGTTCGATCGACATGCTTTCCGGCATCACCAGGATCAGCCGGTAGCCCTTGGCGGCGGCGACGAAGGCCAGGGCGATGCCGGTATTGCCCGACGTCGGCTCGATGATGGTCGCGCCCGGTTTCAGATCGCCGGTTTCCTCCAGCGCCTCGATCATGGAGACGCCGATGCGGTCCTTGACCGAGGAGAGCGGATTGAAGAATTCCAGCTTGGCCAGGATCGCGGCGCCCTCGGCCAGGTTCTCGCCGATGCGGTTGAGGCGCACCAGCGGCGTGGAGCCGATGGTCTCGACGATTGAATCATAGATGCGGCCGCGCGGCGGCGTGAAGCGTTCGAAGTCGGTCATGGCGTTCTGTCCCCCTCCCCAGGGGTCGGCGTTGCCGCCGTCAGATGGTGAAATCGCGCGTGTTGCTGGCGGCCTTGGGCACCTTGGCGGACTCGGCGCGGCGGCAGAGATCCTCCAGTGTGATCTCCGAAAGCCGGTCGACGATCTCCAGCTGGATCTCGTTCCACAGCGGCCGGACCACCTTGTGGCCCAGGTCGGAGCCCGTATCCTCCTCCGGCTCGTCGTCGCTGGAGATGACGCGGACGATGTCGGCCACGGTAATGCGCCGGCGCTCCCGGGCCAGGGTGTAGCCGCCGCGGGGGCCGCGCACGCCCTTCAGGATGCCGGCGCGCACGAGCTGCTGCATCGCCTGCTCCAGATAGCGCGGCGGAATCTTCTGTCGCGCCGTGATGTCCTTGGACTGCACCGGGTCGGGCCGAGCGTTGTAGGCGACGTCGAGCACGGCATCGAGTGCGAACATGGTCTTCTTCGGCAGGCGGAGGATGTCGGTCATGGCCGGCCCACCCCCGTCGAGCCGAAGCCGCCGCCGCCACGGGCGGTCTCCTCGAGCGCTTCGACTTCCCGCCAGGCGCAGCGGCTGACCGGGGCGACCACCATCTGGGCGATGCGGTCGCCGCGGCGGATCTCGAAGGGTTCCGCCGAGAGGTTCACCAGGATCACGGAGACCTCGCCACGATAGTCGGCGTCCACCGTGCCGGGGCTGTTCAGCACCGTCACGCCGTGACGGGCCGCGAGGCCGGATCGCGGGCGCACCTGCGCCTCGTGGCCGGGCGGCAGGGCGATGGCGATACCCGTCGGCACCATCGCCCGGCGCCAGGGCGCCAGTATCAGCGGCGCGTCGATCGCCGCGCGGAGATCCATGCCCGCCGCCCCGGCGCTCTCATAGGCGGGCAGGGGCAGATCGGCGGCGTGCGCCAGCCGGCGGATGGGGATGGCGTCCAGGTTCATGGCGTGCTTCCGAAGAAGCGGGCGATGCGGTCGGCCAGGCGCTCGGCGACGGCGGTCTTGGCCATGGGCGGCCAGCTTTCGGGCTCTCCCGCGCCGATCAGCGTGATCGAGTTCCGGTCGCCGCCGAAGGTGCCGGTGTCGGGACTGACGTCATTGGCGACGATCCAGTCGCAGCCCTTCTTCTGGCGCTTGGTCTCGGCGTATTCGATGACGTTCTGCGTTTCGGCCGCGAAACCGACCACCAGGCGCGGCCGCTGGCTGGCGTGGCCGGCCAGCCCGGCAAGGATGTCGGGATTTTCCGCAAAACTGAGCTCCGGCGCACCGCCGCCTTCCCGCTTCTTCAGCTTCTGTCCCGCGGCTTCGACCCGCCAGTCGGCCACTGCCGCGGCGCAGATGGCGATATCGGCGGGCAGGGCC encodes the following:
- the cysK gene encoding cysteine synthase A; this translates as MTDFERFTPPRGRIYDSIVETIGSTPLVRLNRIGENLAEGAAILAKLEFFNPLSSVKDRIGVSMIEALEETGDLKPGATIIEPTSGNTGIALAFVAAAKGYRLILVMPESMSIERRRMLKLLGAELELTPPEKGMNGAIARANELMADNAGAVMPQQFANPANPAIHVATTAEEIWADTAGKVDVIIAGVGTGGTITGIGRVLKQRRPGVHIVAVEPEDSPVLSGGNPGPHKIQGIGAGFVPDNLDRSVVDEVLTIGNETAFETARRLARLEGIPVGISSGAAVAAALEVGERKTMAGKTIVAILPSFAERYLSTALFEGL
- the dut gene encoding dUTP diphosphatase codes for the protein MNLDAIPIRRLAHAADLPLPAYESAGAAGMDLRAAIDAPLILAPWRRAMVPTGIAIALPPGHEAQVRPRSGLAARHGVTVLNSPGTVDADYRGEVSVILVNLSAEPFEIRRGDRIAQMVVAPVSRCAWREVEALEETARGGGGFGSTGVGRP
- a CDS encoding RrF2 family transcriptional regulator: MLRLPKKTMFALDAVLDVAYNARPDPVQSKDITARQKIPPRYLEQAMQQLVRAGILKGVRGPRGGYTLARERRRITVADIVRVISSDDEPEEDTGSDLGHKVVRPLWNEIQLEIVDRLSEITLEDLCRRAESAKVPKAASNTRDFTI